A single region of the Microlunatus panaciterrae genome encodes:
- a CDS encoding DUF2752 domain-containing protein, with translation MPITNSPTTNAATMNGYVAKDFNPVSGLKALGGLFGYGLAMSALYATTGVGVPCPFRSLTGWNCPLCGGTRMGRSLLELDLVSAFRYNPLALVALVLLGVLGVLWTVEVLGGPKVRPPAALGARLKRVHPTRWSLIGLAVAVVYTLARNLV, from the coding sequence GTGCCGATCACGAACAGTCCCACCACGAACGCCGCCACCATGAACGGCTACGTCGCGAAGGACTTCAACCCGGTCAGCGGGCTGAAGGCGCTTGGTGGGCTGTTCGGTTACGGGTTGGCCATGAGTGCGCTGTACGCCACGACGGGGGTCGGAGTGCCGTGTCCCTTTCGAAGCCTGACCGGCTGGAACTGCCCGCTGTGCGGCGGCACCCGAATGGGCAGGTCCCTGCTTGAGCTCGACCTGGTCTCGGCCTTCCGGTACAACCCGCTCGCGCTGGTCGCGCTCGTGCTGCTCGGGGTTCTCGGAGTGCTGTGGACGGTCGAGGTGCTGGGTGGGCCGAAGGTCCGGCCGCCGGCCGCGCTTGGCGCCAGGCTGAAGCGCGTCCATCCCACCCGCTGGTCGTTGATCGGACTGGCGGTGGCCGTCGTCTACACCCTCGCCCGCAACCTGGTCTAG
- a CDS encoding RDD family protein: protein MSDQNPSGWPSPAGPASSGSASDHGTQGQPQPNYQQGTGYGTSNSDPAAQQGYGQQGYGQHGYAQQQGYGQEGYGNQQGYGSQPSYDQRQYGQYPQQAYPPQQAYPYGQVAALRSDYASWGKRVGAFLIDGIPSYIAYIPFTIGYVLMMSATFQTSSQPNVAPNLSGALVFMGVGMLLTLAALGWQIYNRWIVGGRTGQSLGKRMLKIKLISEDTLQPVGAGNAFLRDLCHILDGLAYVGYLWPLWDEKRQTFADKIVKTIVIDAPPLPGSAGQPGHA, encoded by the coding sequence ATGAGTGATCAGAACCCCTCTGGCTGGCCGAGCCCTGCTGGCCCAGCCAGCAGCGGGTCCGCCTCCGACCACGGAACGCAGGGCCAGCCCCAGCCGAACTACCAGCAAGGGACCGGCTACGGGACGTCCAACTCAGACCCGGCGGCCCAGCAGGGCTACGGGCAACAGGGCTACGGGCAACACGGATACGCGCAGCAACAGGGCTACGGGCAAGAGGGCTACGGGAACCAGCAGGGCTACGGGAGCCAGCCCTCGTACGATCAGCGGCAGTACGGCCAGTACCCGCAGCAGGCGTACCCGCCGCAGCAGGCGTACCCCTACGGTCAGGTCGCCGCGCTGCGGTCGGACTACGCCTCGTGGGGCAAGCGCGTCGGGGCCTTCCTGATCGACGGCATTCCCAGCTACATCGCCTACATCCCCTTCACGATCGGCTATGTGCTGATGATGTCCGCGACCTTCCAGACCTCCTCCCAGCCGAACGTCGCACCCAACCTCAGCGGAGCGCTCGTCTTCATGGGCGTCGGCATGCTGCTGACGCTGGCAGCACTGGGCTGGCAGATCTACAACCGCTGGATCGTCGGTGGCCGCACCGGTCAGTCGCTCGGCAAGCGGATGCTCAAGATCAAGTTGATCAGCGAGGACACCCTGCAGCCGGTCGGCGCCGGCAATGCGTTCCTGCGCGACCTGTGCCACATCCTGGACGGCTTGGCCTATGTCGGCTACCTCTGGCCGTTGTGGGACGAGAAGCGGCAGACGTTTGCCGACAAGATCGTCAAGACGATCGTGATTGATGCCCCGCCACTCCCCGGTTCGGCCGGGCAGCCGGGACACGCCTGA
- a CDS encoding ABC transporter substrate-binding protein gives MSHPLWKPSRRDVLRLGALSALGAAVPGLASCGGDSATGGGGGGTKQLQFMYWGSTFEQKAVNKMLSDFESDHPGVKVKPLFTPSDYETKLNTLVASNRAPDVAYMGDSTAFRLAESGKLVNFYDYLDKYPALAERLPGTYFWYGEDKLLGTQTANEIYVLWYNKQTFSDAGVAVPPAEAAKAWSWDDFVANAYKLTLDQNGKRPDENGFDPKKIRQFGCSFGMSNGQMQAMLESRGVSFFDDKGTTCLLDTPEAIEVFQNVADLSYKHHVAPTSVQLGNNAPSTTVQLQTKRIAMAVDGQWTLLDLGESNLDFSLGVLPKYGKPITTSLGGATVMFSGSKHPDEAMELYMYHNDVDKVDLFASGLWMPLDKKSYTDQAAIDSWTKNDVHPAEYRTAAVDYTLNNSLPLFSQGMKNMDAINKVMAPAIQQIDQGKKPAAEVLKPLAKKLNGLLKGRYPAQQL, from the coding sequence ATGTCCCATCCTCTCTGGAAACCCAGTCGTCGTGACGTGCTGCGACTCGGCGCTCTCTCTGCCCTGGGTGCCGCCGTACCGGGGCTGGCCTCGTGCGGCGGTGACAGCGCCACCGGAGGAGGGGGCGGCGGGACCAAGCAGCTGCAGTTCATGTACTGGGGCTCGACCTTCGAACAGAAGGCGGTCAACAAGATGCTGTCCGACTTCGAGTCCGATCATCCGGGCGTCAAGGTCAAGCCACTCTTCACTCCCAGTGACTACGAGACCAAGCTGAACACCCTGGTGGCCAGCAACCGCGCCCCGGATGTGGCCTACATGGGAGACTCGACGGCGTTCCGGCTGGCCGAGAGCGGCAAGCTGGTCAACTTCTACGACTACCTGGACAAGTATCCCGCCCTCGCGGAGCGGCTGCCGGGCACGTACTTCTGGTACGGGGAGGACAAGCTGCTCGGCACCCAGACCGCCAACGAGATCTACGTGCTCTGGTACAACAAGCAGACCTTCTCCGACGCGGGTGTGGCTGTCCCGCCGGCCGAGGCGGCCAAGGCCTGGAGCTGGGACGACTTTGTCGCCAACGCCTACAAGCTGACTCTGGACCAGAACGGCAAGCGACCGGACGAGAACGGGTTCGACCCGAAGAAGATCAGGCAGTTCGGGTGCTCGTTCGGGATGAGCAACGGGCAGATGCAGGCGATGCTGGAGAGTCGCGGAGTCAGTTTCTTCGATGACAAGGGAACCACCTGTCTGCTGGACACCCCCGAGGCGATCGAGGTGTTCCAGAACGTGGCGGACCTGTCCTACAAGCACCATGTTGCGCCGACCTCGGTGCAGCTCGGCAACAACGCGCCGTCGACGACGGTGCAGCTGCAGACGAAGCGGATCGCCATGGCGGTCGACGGGCAGTGGACGCTGCTGGACCTGGGGGAGAGCAACCTGGACTTCTCGCTCGGGGTGCTGCCGAAGTATGGCAAGCCGATCACCACGTCGCTCGGTGGCGCCACGGTGATGTTCTCAGGCAGCAAGCACCCTGATGAAGCCATGGAGCTGTACATGTACCACAACGACGTCGACAAGGTGGACCTGTTTGCCAGTGGCCTGTGGATGCCGCTGGACAAGAAGTCCTACACCGACCAGGCGGCGATCGACTCCTGGACCAAGAACGACGTGCACCCGGCCGAGTACCGCACCGCAGCGGTCGACTACACGCTGAACAACTCCCTGCCGCTGTTCAGCCAGGGCATGAAGAACATGGATGCGATCAACAAGGTGATGGCGCCGGCGATCCAGCAGATCGATCAGGGCAAGAAGCCTGCGGCGGAGGTGCTCAAGCCGCTGGCCAAGAAGCTCAACGGACTGCTCAAGGGCCGCTACCCGGCCCAGCAGCTGTGA
- a CDS encoding glycoside hydrolase family 127 protein, with amino-acid sequence MSTAAANPNETLSSGQAPARPGPQAVTTWRPLGLDTARITGGFWAPRQEANAAKAILSGRERLEDAGNLQNFRIAAGQGEGEPIGPIFADSDVYKWLEAVAWEYGRNPDPALLQMQREVTALVAAAQCEDGYLDTVVTLRHADRGRYFDLPWSHEHYCAGHLMQAAVAQVRCTGDRELLGVATRLADHLVSTFGEDKRHDVDGHPVIEMGLVELYRETGNADYLELARYFVDARGHGLMESYGKEPTYFSDRVPVREASSVEGHAVRAVYLAAGAADLAIETGDQSLLEALAGQFDHMWSTKTFLTGGLGARWEGEAFGDPYELPSDRGYAETCAAIGGIQWAWRMLLATGEAHYADAIERMLFNGFLSGVSLSGTQYFYVNPLQVRGEAHPDGDRSPAHGRRGWFSCACCPPNLMRTLASLDGYLASSDAGGLQIHQFAPAQLTSPALSVEVATEYPWQGRVAITVTAASPQPTALSLRVPGWADGATLSVDGDAEPVTAGEYAVVERVWSVGDRVELDLPLAVRHTFADPRIDAIRGCMALERGPLVYAVEQVDQPDGVDLDLAQLVSTADSHSEHRADLLDGVTVITAAGKAPSAPKMKGWPYPAQPGDLTGRDVELVAIPYYAWANREIGAMRVWLPATSA; translated from the coding sequence ATGTCGACCGCTGCCGCCAACCCGAACGAAACCCTCAGCTCCGGGCAGGCACCCGCCCGTCCCGGGCCTCAGGCCGTGACCACCTGGCGTCCGCTGGGCCTGGACACCGCCCGGATCACCGGCGGCTTCTGGGCGCCGCGGCAGGAGGCCAACGCGGCGAAGGCGATCCTGTCCGGGCGCGAGCGGCTTGAGGACGCGGGCAACCTGCAGAACTTCCGCATCGCTGCCGGGCAGGGCGAGGGCGAGCCGATCGGGCCCATCTTCGCCGACTCGGACGTCTACAAGTGGCTGGAGGCGGTGGCGTGGGAGTACGGCCGCAACCCGGATCCGGCCCTGCTGCAGATGCAGCGTGAGGTGACGGCTCTGGTGGCGGCGGCCCAGTGCGAGGACGGCTACCTCGACACGGTGGTGACCCTCCGGCACGCCGACCGTGGCCGCTACTTCGACCTGCCCTGGAGTCACGAGCACTACTGCGCCGGTCACCTGATGCAGGCGGCGGTGGCCCAGGTGCGCTGCACAGGCGACCGGGAGTTGCTGGGAGTGGCGACACGGCTCGCGGACCACCTGGTCAGCACGTTCGGCGAGGACAAGCGGCATGACGTCGACGGGCATCCGGTGATCGAGATGGGTCTGGTCGAGCTCTATCGCGAGACCGGTAACGCCGACTACCTCGAGCTGGCGCGCTACTTTGTGGACGCCCGCGGCCACGGGCTGATGGAGTCCTACGGCAAGGAACCGACGTACTTCTCCGATCGGGTGCCCGTGCGGGAGGCCAGCAGCGTTGAGGGGCACGCGGTCCGTGCGGTCTACCTTGCCGCCGGTGCTGCCGATCTGGCCATCGAGACGGGTGACCAGTCACTGTTGGAGGCGCTGGCCGGACAGTTCGACCACATGTGGTCCACCAAGACCTTTCTCACCGGGGGGCTGGGAGCCCGGTGGGAGGGTGAGGCGTTCGGTGACCCGTACGAGCTCCCGTCGGACCGCGGCTATGCGGAGACCTGCGCCGCCATCGGCGGCATCCAATGGGCCTGGCGGATGCTGCTGGCCACCGGAGAAGCGCATTATGCCGACGCCATCGAACGAATGCTGTTCAACGGTTTTCTGTCCGGTGTCTCGCTCAGCGGGACCCAGTACTTCTACGTCAACCCCTTGCAGGTGCGCGGTGAGGCGCACCCCGACGGCGACCGGTCACCTGCGCACGGCCGTCGAGGCTGGTTCTCCTGCGCCTGCTGCCCGCCCAACCTGATGCGCACGTTGGCGAGCCTGGACGGCTACCTCGCCAGCTCCGATGCGGGCGGGCTGCAGATCCACCAGTTCGCGCCGGCACAGCTGACCTCCCCGGCGCTGTCGGTCGAGGTGGCCACCGAGTACCCCTGGCAAGGCAGGGTCGCGATCACTGTCACTGCGGCTAGCCCGCAGCCGACCGCACTCAGTCTCCGGGTCCCCGGCTGGGCCGATGGCGCGACCCTGAGCGTCGACGGCGATGCCGAACCGGTGACCGCAGGCGAGTACGCGGTGGTCGAACGAGTCTGGTCGGTCGGCGACCGCGTCGAGCTCGACCTGCCGCTCGCCGTCCGGCACACGTTCGCCGACCCGCGGATCGACGCCATCCGCGGCTGCATGGCTCTCGAGCGCGGCCCGCTGGTCTACGCCGTCGAACAGGTCGACCAGCCGGACGGGGTCGACCTCGACCTGGCTCAGCTCGTCAGCACCGCAGACTCGCACAGCGAGCATCGCGCAGACCTTCTCGACGGGGTCACCGTCATCACCGCTGCGGGCAAGGCTCCGTCAGCGCCCAAGATGAAGGGTTGGCCGTACCCGGCCCAACCCGGCGACCTCACTGGCAGGGACGTCGAACTGGTCGCCATCCCGTACTACGCATGGGCCAACCGTGAGATCGGCGCAATGCGGGTCTGGCTGCCTGCCACCTCAGCCTGA
- the nrdR gene encoding transcriptional regulator NrdR yields MHCPYCRHTDSRVLDSRAAEDGSSIRRRRQCTKCERRFTTIEQMQLVVVKRSGVVEPFNREKVVSGVRKACKGRPVDEDQLAKLGQLVEDSLRASGQPEVPADEVGVAILGPLRELDQVAYLRFASVYRQYASVDDFEAEIALLRMEQAPLGLEPLIPHEVGNGKVNKNGPHKLSSGRGTP; encoded by the coding sequence GTGCACTGCCCTTACTGCCGTCACACCGACTCCAGGGTGCTGGACTCCCGCGCCGCCGAGGACGGCAGCAGCATTCGCCGTCGCCGTCAGTGCACCAAGTGCGAGCGCCGGTTCACCACGATTGAGCAGATGCAGCTCGTGGTGGTGAAGCGCAGCGGAGTCGTTGAGCCGTTCAATCGGGAGAAGGTTGTCAGCGGCGTTCGGAAGGCGTGCAAGGGCCGACCGGTCGACGAGGACCAGCTGGCCAAGCTGGGCCAGCTGGTCGAGGACTCGTTGCGGGCCTCCGGCCAGCCCGAGGTGCCGGCGGACGAGGTCGGGGTGGCCATTCTCGGACCGCTGCGCGAACTCGACCAGGTGGCCTACCTGCGATTCGCCAGCGTCTACCGCCAGTACGCCTCGGTCGACGACTTCGAAGCGGAGATCGCGCTGCTGCGGATGGAGCAGGCTCCGCTCGGACTCGAGCCGCTGATCCCGCACGAGGTGGGCAACGGCAAAGTGAACAAGAACGGTCCGCACAAGCTCAGTTCGGGCCGAGGCACCCCCTAG
- a CDS encoding aminoglycoside phosphotransferase family protein, which yields MSDFEIPAAFAKNADNSPEWRQWLDQLPRLIRDVVDDWGLTAVGELGHGSAAVVLPVLTGAREPAVVKVGWPHEEAEHEHLALREWGGRGAVRLLRADPRRSVLLLERAQLRDLTTVPAIEACETVAALYPLLHRPAVPQLRTLSSLARRWSVELGSLGHDAPVPHRYVEQAISLATDFAADPDTDGLIVHTDLHYFNVLESARPGGGWLVIDPKPLSGDPHVEVAPLLWNRWDEIAASGNVRWAIRERFHTIVDAAGLDEDRARAWVIVRVVVNVLWSMAERANGRPAAAETAEWVTNNVTIAKAVQD from the coding sequence ATGAGTGACTTCGAGATCCCGGCGGCCTTCGCCAAGAACGCCGACAACAGCCCGGAGTGGCGGCAGTGGTTGGACCAGCTCCCGCGGTTGATCCGCGATGTCGTCGACGACTGGGGCCTGACGGCAGTCGGTGAGTTGGGACACGGTTCGGCGGCTGTGGTGTTGCCGGTGCTGACCGGGGCGCGGGAACCAGCGGTGGTCAAGGTCGGATGGCCGCACGAGGAGGCTGAGCACGAGCATCTCGCCCTGCGGGAGTGGGGTGGTCGAGGAGCGGTCAGGCTGCTGCGTGCCGACCCCCGCCGCTCCGTGCTGCTGCTGGAACGCGCTCAGCTGCGCGACCTCACCACAGTTCCCGCCATTGAGGCCTGCGAGACGGTGGCGGCGCTCTACCCGCTGCTGCACCGACCGGCGGTGCCGCAGTTGCGCACCCTCTCGTCGCTTGCCCGGAGGTGGTCCGTCGAGCTGGGCTCGCTCGGACACGACGCCCCGGTGCCGCACCGCTACGTCGAGCAGGCCATCTCGTTGGCCACCGACTTCGCTGCCGACCCGGACACCGACGGGCTGATCGTGCATACCGACCTGCACTACTTCAACGTGCTGGAGTCCGCCCGGCCGGGCGGGGGCTGGCTGGTGATCGACCCGAAGCCGCTGTCCGGGGACCCGCACGTCGAGGTGGCACCGCTGCTGTGGAACCGGTGGGACGAGATCGCCGCCTCGGGAAACGTCCGGTGGGCCATCCGGGAGCGGTTCCACACCATCGTGGATGCCGCCGGCCTGGATGAGGACCGCGCCCGCGCCTGGGTGATCGTGCGGGTGGTGGTCAACGTGTTGTGGTCGATGGCCGAACGCGCCAACGGTCGACCTGCCGCCGCCGAGACGGCCGAGTGGGTCACCAACAACGTGACCATCGCCAAGGCGGTCCAGGACTGA
- a CDS encoding sugar ABC transporter permease has protein sequence MTQPRASARPGRVRAAGQVRLERRWGWIFALPAMLGFLIFTIGPMIASAVFSLTDWSIGSKPNFTGMDNYVRLGHDELFWKSLTVTTYYTIGSVPLVLLVGFVAALLLNQKIKGLSFWRTVYYLPTLVPAIASAVLWIWIYNPDFGLLNSLLRQAGLPTSQWIYSEKAAIPSLIMMSTWGFGNAMVIFLAGLQGIPRNLLEAASIDGGGAWARFRHVTLPFMTPTIFYNLVTGVIGTFQVFNQAYVMTQGGPNNATLFYIYYLYRTAFTEGAMGYAAALAWVLFVIVLVITVLLFRNARRWVYYEMGGAR, from the coding sequence GTGACCCAGCCGCGCGCGTCGGCACGGCCGGGCCGGGTCCGCGCCGCGGGTCAGGTCCGGCTGGAGCGTCGCTGGGGCTGGATCTTCGCCCTGCCGGCGATGCTCGGGTTCCTGATCTTCACCATCGGGCCGATGATCGCCTCGGCGGTCTTCAGCCTCACCGACTGGTCGATCGGGTCGAAGCCGAACTTCACCGGGATGGACAACTACGTCCGGCTCGGCCACGACGAGCTGTTCTGGAAGTCGCTCACAGTGACCACCTACTACACCATCGGCTCGGTGCCGCTGGTGCTGTTGGTGGGGTTCGTCGCCGCGTTGCTGCTGAACCAGAAGATCAAGGGGCTCTCGTTCTGGCGGACGGTGTACTACCTGCCGACACTGGTGCCGGCCATTGCCAGTGCGGTGTTATGGATCTGGATCTACAACCCCGACTTCGGCCTGCTCAACTCGCTGCTGCGGCAGGCGGGTCTGCCCACCTCCCAGTGGATCTACAGCGAGAAGGCGGCCATCCCGTCGTTGATCATGATGAGCACCTGGGGCTTCGGGAACGCGATGGTGATCTTCCTCGCAGGTTTGCAGGGCATCCCGCGCAACCTGCTCGAGGCGGCCTCCATCGACGGTGGGGGTGCCTGGGCACGGTTCCGCCACGTCACGCTGCCGTTCATGACGCCGACGATCTTCTACAACCTCGTCACCGGTGTCATCGGCACCTTCCAGGTGTTCAACCAGGCGTACGTGATGACTCAGGGCGGGCCCAACAATGCGACCCTGTTCTACATCTACTACCTCTACCGGACCGCCTTCACGGAGGGCGCGATGGGGTACGCAGCAGCCCTCGCCTGGGTGCTGTTTGTGATCGTCCTGGTGATCACTGTGCTGCTGTTCCGCAACGCCCGGCGCTGGGTGTACTACGAGATGGGTGGGGCCCGATGA
- a CDS encoding SDR family oxidoreductase, translated as MSTIAVTGVTGQVGGAVARQLSAAGVGLRLIGRAPERLPHLPGAEPGPPAHYGDQSSMEAALTGCATVFMVSAREDADRQTLHRNVVEAAVRARVERIVYLSFQGAAANCTFTFGRDHWYTEQLIRGSGLGYTFLRDSFYLAMLPALAGADGVIRGPAGTGRVAAVAHRDVADVAVTVLTGRGHDGQSYDVTGPEAITLADAAQTISRVSGLTVRYEEETLEEAYASRAQFGAPRFEVDGWVTSYLAIAHGEVSAVSDWVPRLTGHPAQGLEDFLRDNPQSYAHLHN; from the coding sequence ATGAGCACGATTGCCGTCACTGGGGTGACCGGGCAGGTCGGCGGGGCGGTGGCCCGCCAGCTGTCGGCTGCGGGAGTGGGGCTGCGGCTGATCGGTCGTGCCCCGGAGCGCCTGCCGCACCTGCCAGGTGCTGAGCCCGGCCCGCCGGCGCACTACGGCGACCAGAGCTCGATGGAGGCCGCCCTGACCGGTTGCGCCACGGTGTTCATGGTGAGTGCCCGGGAGGATGCCGACCGGCAGACCCTGCACCGCAACGTGGTCGAGGCCGCGGTACGGGCCCGGGTGGAGCGGATCGTCTATCTCTCCTTCCAGGGAGCGGCCGCGAACTGCACGTTCACCTTCGGTCGCGACCACTGGTACACCGAGCAACTGATCCGCGGCTCCGGACTGGGCTACACGTTTCTGCGGGACAGCTTCTATCTGGCGATGCTGCCCGCGCTGGCCGGGGCGGACGGCGTGATCAGGGGGCCGGCTGGCACCGGCCGGGTCGCCGCCGTCGCCCACCGCGACGTCGCGGACGTGGCAGTGACCGTGCTGACCGGACGTGGTCACGACGGGCAGTCCTACGACGTCACCGGGCCTGAGGCCATCACCCTGGCCGACGCGGCGCAAACCATCAGCCGGGTCAGCGGCCTGACGGTCCGGTACGAGGAGGAGACCCTCGAGGAGGCCTACGCATCTCGGGCCCAGTTCGGCGCTCCGAGGTTCGAGGTGGACGGCTGGGTCACGTCCTACCTCGCCATCGCCCACGGTGAAGTGTCTGCCGTCTCGGACTGGGTCCCCCGACTGACCGGGCATCCGGCTCAGGGGCTGGAGGACTTCCTGCGGGACAACCCGCAGAGCTACGCCCATCTGCACAACTGA
- a CDS encoding carbohydrate ABC transporter permease, which translates to MTTTVDERSDTQRRGGRVAPTGGLRRRPGRRGAGLVGRGALALVLTLGAAVMLVPFVWLVRSALMTDNQIFVAPPEWWPKPFAWNNFTESLTAQPFGLYLLNTMIIEFFVVSGTVLTCAISAFSFARLRWRGRNVVFALLLTSVMLPYAVTLIPTFVMWSEMEALNTFLPLTVPAWFAGAGGGVFNIFLMRQFFLTIPFELDEAAYIDGATPWRVFWMIIMPLSKPVLVVVVIFTFIGVWNDFLGPLLYLGDQDKFTLALGLASFQSNYTAQWGYLMAASTVVILPIILLFFLLQRYFVEGVTLTGIKS; encoded by the coding sequence GTGACGACAACAGTCGACGAGCGTTCCGACACGCAGCGACGCGGTGGCAGGGTGGCCCCGACCGGCGGGCTGCGTCGGCGACCAGGCCGCCGGGGCGCCGGGCTCGTCGGCCGGGGCGCCCTTGCACTGGTGCTCACTTTGGGCGCTGCGGTGATGCTGGTGCCGTTCGTCTGGTTGGTGCGCAGTGCGTTGATGACGGACAACCAGATCTTCGTCGCCCCGCCTGAATGGTGGCCCAAGCCGTTCGCCTGGAACAACTTCACCGAGTCGCTGACCGCACAGCCGTTCGGGCTCTATCTCCTCAACACCATGATCATCGAGTTCTTCGTGGTCTCCGGCACCGTGCTCACCTGTGCCATCAGCGCCTTCAGCTTCGCGCGCCTGCGCTGGCGGGGGAGAAATGTCGTGTTCGCCCTGCTGTTGACGAGCGTGATGCTCCCGTACGCGGTGACGCTCATCCCCACGTTCGTCATGTGGAGCGAGATGGAGGCCCTGAACACATTTCTCCCGCTGACCGTGCCAGCCTGGTTCGCCGGAGCCGGCGGCGGGGTGTTCAACATCTTCCTGATGCGCCAGTTCTTCCTGACCATCCCGTTCGAGCTGGACGAGGCGGCCTACATCGACGGTGCGACGCCGTGGCGGGTGTTCTGGATGATCATCATGCCGCTGTCCAAGCCCGTCCTGGTGGTGGTGGTGATCTTCACCTTCATCGGAGTCTGGAACGACTTCCTCGGCCCGCTGCTCTATCTGGGTGACCAGGACAAGTTCACCCTCGCACTGGGACTGGCGTCCTTCCAGAGCAACTACACCGCGCAGTGGGGCTATCTGATGGCGGCATCCACGGTCGTCATCCTGCCGATCATCCTGCTGTTCTTCCTGCTGCAGCGCTACTTCGTCGAAGGGGTGACCCTGACCGGGATCAAGAGCTGA